The Lytechinus pictus isolate F3 Inbred chromosome 8, Lp3.0, whole genome shotgun sequence nucleotide sequence tgtgaatgtcCAATAGATAGTCAAATACCGTAAGGTAAATTCTACAGCCCGCTGAACATTCTGAAGGGGATAGGCattgatttgccaacacttctttatagctgatagagcaaagtctATACTCTTTCTTCTCTAAGTCATTACAAGTAAATAGAATTTGCTGTACTCTATAGTAGAAACGCCCTTTTGCTTTAATAGGtgatccaaaattgtgaatgtcCAATAGATAGTCAAATACCGTAAGGTAAATTCTACTGCCCGCTGAACATTCTGAAGGGGATAGGCattgatttgccaacacttctttatagctgatagagcaaagtctATACTCTTTCTTCTctaagtcattgcaagaaaatagaaTTTGCTGTACTCTATAGTAGAAACGCCCTTTTGCTTTAATAGGtgatccaaaattgtgaatgtcCAATAGAatagaactttgaaatagttatgcgaataaaagtagaccttcaTCATGAAGAACACTTGGAATTTAGCtattgaaattgatttgaagatattcTTACCCTTTTTAAcctgtttccttgcccaaaacactttgaagagtgcattgtaccccaccccactcccccacacacagaGGCCATcatgacgatatttgctttacaccgAGCTGTAAATTACATGAAATGGCCAAGGCTTCATttccattttgttaatcattgtcaagcttgggaaaagtgtggagaaacaagtattaaataaaaaatgaaatgtaaacccactttaaatgataaaaacttagagaaaaaatgctggagatgtctgatataaacttttgttcagattcagttatgtcctcagatccagctggcacaaaacgagtaaaggttgtgcttactaagtgttgaaattccaatttgggtggcaaaattgttacaatatgcttgaatgtatccgttttatttcaattgactaaaagtgcaaaggaaaagtatgagaaatgtttcacagggtaagtttgatttcgccctttccctttTGAcatgaaaacgagcatttctgcgcaaacagatttctgcgagctttacaaaaatggacattGCTCACTCAATTgcaacattctgtcaaaactattactttcattggatagatgagacccaaacccaagaatatatgtgaaaaaattacccacatgttgtatattttttaattcccatgtctttttcaaagtgtaaacttttttttgatacgcactgtatagtagaaacgcgcttttgcctcaatgggtgatccaaaatggtgaaaaatccaataaaataggcaatatacaagatacagagggggggggggttgacttagacaggcgctgagagggctagggttcgacgTGCCAgcgcttatatatatatgtagctgataaacTCTACTCTAttctactctttcctctctaagtggtttcaaatcaataaaatgggatgtacaacaaagcacaaacgctttttggcctaaatgttgggtccaaaattgtaaattttcaaataaattggcaatattaagcaaaagttccccccccccgagaggggtaggcttcgatgtgcttCTTCTTTAGAtagcctattctttcctctccaagtggtttcaaagcaatcaaagtggctgtactgtatagcagaaatgcctgtttttgcctccatgggtgctccaaaaatctgttatttttctaacaaataggcaatttacaacaacatgatatagcaaagtgcaggggggggggggggtgacttcgacacccccacccccatgagagggtcaggccttgatgtgccaacatttttttttatgtagctgataaagaaaagcctactcttaaccaCTTGACTGCGTAGCACGTAATATTACGTGCTGGGTGAGCGTACGATCTGTGCGAGGCACGTAATATTACGTGCTTGACCTATCTTCTGTTTGAGGCGTCAGCACCACGCTGTCAATACCCCTACGATGAAAACAGCGTGTGTATATCAAATTTCAGACTATGGACATTAGATGGCGTTGTTCCAAAAAAGTTATCGAAACTTTTGCAGTGATTTATAAATGTTTGTATTCAATTTGCCATAGTGAAAGTGTACGACGCTCAGTCCAAAATGGCGACTCGCAGTGGAGAAGTGAATCAGAAGGATTTTGACGAAACTTTTGAAAATAGGAGTGATAAATTTAGTGAAAGATCTGGGTCAGAAGGggaggatgattttttttaatggatattGGAAATAGTGATGAGGAAAGTGATGtgattatttataattttttcccccaagttGCTATCGGTTGTAGTCCCAAATAGATCTAACTTGTTTGTCCCATTCAGTAGCACCAGGGGGTCAGTGCGCATTACAGCCTATAGCAGTCAAGTGGttaactctccaagtggttaaaaagcggagataattgcatttaatttttaactaccggtaaacattatacatatatgcattatacatgttatacgtattagtctatggaaatgcatacaaaaagcgacatttctgataTTGAAGAATtaaagtttgataccttataaatttgctttaaaaaatgatacagagttgaaatttcatccacgtgataataatatattattaaagttttcaggaacatttcaaggtaattgattcatttttcttagaattatgtaaaatcatgaatttgcaaaattttctatttttgggaaaaaatacaaaaaatgcagttttctacttaaaatctcggctaaatgacctacttatcccctataaatagtaccaaattgtaggaaatttaattggctttcatatgacactaatttcatgGCAATTGGATgcttatgtaaaaatctatgtacgaatattcaaattttatgaaaatttggcggcaattttgaaaaaagcgccctcacgggttaattttcaggatacagcctgtttacctcatatattcatattcagcgtaaaaaactggtctagaagcactatatgaaaatttctccttctccaagtggcaccttgctcaattataacccggactaaaaGACAGGCTAAGCCAATTGCATTCCTAAAATCCAACTTGAAATAAATCCCACAGTAAAGGTCTTACGTTCATACCATTACATTGCAGTTGGAATTTCTACCTATAATGACGAAAATTCATATTACAATAAAGTGCAAAACTGACATCATAGACCACTCAGATATATAGAAAACATTTGGTTTGATTactagccatggcatgttttccttcagcaagaaatttacccacattgtgctgccctcatcccaggtgaggtgaatgggtaccgagtgggtgtttcatgaagcagattgtaagttaaaggagaatgaaactcttggagcaagttagcttttgtgaaagcagaaaaatcaaagaataagatcaacaaaagtttgagtaaaataggactagcaatagaagagttatgagcatttgaatgtcgagatcactaatgctatggagatcctcccattggcaatgcgaccaagatctatgatgtcacagatgaacaactctccccttttggacactgaaaacataccccaaaacatctctttttgctcattctaatcataagacaaacgattcatcaatgatataatgttgtgaaacctctgtacttgtcctctcataaagagaacacctcaccttgtgatagactctataaaagtgagaatataagtgaaataagtactaagtaatgagggagttgtacgtgtgtgacatcacagatcttggtcgcattgccaatgggaggatctacatggcattagtgatctcaatattcaaatgctcataactatcttattattcattcaatattcctcaaactttcaacaatatgtttctttgatttttctctttgatatggattcagctggtttcaagggtttcattctcctttaagaatgaGAATGACTAGTGAGCCTTACACtctaaataatcacaaatgaacatttaatggtgaatatcatttaccacaagaaacgatcaccagtcattcttaaagttactcttaacttacaaacagttTTATAAAATGGCCCCCAGTACGAATTCATTCCTTGAAACACAGTGCACGGAACAGCTGCTCTGCTTAAGTCAGGGTAATCGAGCTGTATCACTTTAGAGCACACTTCTGATCAAGTAATTGTTTAAGCCCTATATTATAAGCAGTATAATTATTCATTGTCATtataaaagtaaacaaaaaaaacctAACCTTACCTTGATGTATAGATGACAGTGATATCATCTTTAGCTAGAGATTGGACACCATTCAGTGTGACATACACCTTGACAAACTTAGGAGACTGATCCCAACCTACAAACAGaggaaacaaataataaagacaaatAACTAGGATAAATTATACAAGAAACATTGCCATAACCAGTGTTTCATATTAAACACAGTGTATGCGTACATGCTGTGTGACTTACGCCTTTAGCTTGAACTTTGAAGTCACTCCTTTGCATAAACCCTGCATCTGGGTGGGGCAAGAAGACACCATCCCATAGGCtaatgaacaaaatttgaatattcccCCTCCCCATTTTTCACACCAAATTGATAACCATTCCCACTGAGATGTTAATCTTCTTACCATACGATGTGATGGTCTTCGATGGGAGTTTAGAGACCAGCACCTTCTGTGACTCGCTTGGTTTAGGTATGTCCGAAGCAGTCATACCTGTCGAGGATGCAACGGGTTTATCATCGTTGGATACTGCCCCCTGCTGTCCTTGTCCCACCTCTTCTGTTCCTGCTCCGACAGGGTCAGCTTCCTTGTGGTCCTGACCGTCGGGTAGTTTCGAGGCTTCCACGGGTTCCCTCAAGGCCTGAATCTGTTTGGATAGTAGGGTCCTCACTGAATCTCTGGTCGTCAGTGTCGACAGTCTTTCAAGCTCCTGGCAGTCAAGTTCAAGCTgggaaaatatattgaaagaaGAGAGCAACTGAATCCATGTATTCTTGTTTGCACTTTCAGCCTGCGACCATTGTGTCTGTGTTGATTCTATGCAATGTGGCCATGCACCTTGAACTTGTCCCATTTGTGTCAAGTCACCCAAACCAAATGATAGTGCACTTATTTTAgtataaaactttgaaaataaaataggctTTAAAATCAGGCAACCTCATTTGCCCCAATTCAGTGGGGCAAATAAGACCACCCAACAAAAATATTCATGGCTCATTACcaattaatatgcaaattaggcagATTAGAGTCTAATCTGCCTACCAACATTATCCATTAGAAATGTTAAATTAGTTTAGTTTACTCCCAACGATCAACATGAACAATGTTGTAGGATAGGACTGAGGCTAAACGGCCTGTTCATCAAACAAAAACTTCTGATTgtattttaatttatatttatcatttcttccttttccccgtcaaaaagcaaaattcaggtcaagtcaCCTGATGCGTTTATGCCCAGAATggcctaacccagggagctcctgCGGGCGAGAGCCCAGGAGCTCAACGTGCATTTACTCATACTCACGGAAATAGGGTAGATCGTGGTCACAATAACTTGGAAATacaattgtgaaaacagaaattatgcaaagattaacgattatatggatgaaccCTGTCGTGTGGCAGCATcttgacatcgaggcacagactggaatctcaaaaaaacgaaaagttctgttgTGACAACtctcctaattctttcaaaattcataacaaaatggccgattgagactggggtagaactactagaaggagagaacttcgTTTTTTGAgattccagtctgtgcctcgatgtcaggatgctgccacacgatagaccttcatccatataatcgtggtaagtgcataatttctgttttcacaattttctttccaagttaTTATGACCACAATGGCACAAtctaccctagtcccgtgagtaggGATAAATGCACGGTGAGCTCCTGGGCTCCCCGGGTTAAGGAGGGCCCTGCatgatatggcaagttcccccaaggcctaagtctgcgcagtccctcTTGGCCTTGTCTGCGCATACTTaagcgtatctgcgcgattctttcaagtaaaagaagatacgcaacaaACACAAACTTTACGCATCTAATGCATAGACAGATATTAATTATAAAATCCGACTCACATTAGTGACTTTATTCacaatggtggaaaaataatgaaatttgggCATTTCTTGTGACCGCTCAAAATCCTAGAATcatgtgcaaagtgaatgggtgtgcagacatggggcaccatttttttgttcaatctgaaaatgactgcccgaggttttttccaagaaaatcataattttccaattttcaattttgtgagGTAGGCCTAACGctctcctagtaccaatgaggtccaaacattacatgtatggacctcataggcgacatcagtagtattttgtgTTAGAAATCtttgagaacaggatatttctatatttatatCACAAGTAGAAGCTATCATTCGTttcttttattgaaatttaaatgttAGTGTGTAAATGCAttgttagcaacaacaaaaaatgaaagaaattaagggaaacttacattttgacgaccttttcttgattttcttggcagttgctcttcacttctgactctCGATCGGAGCTGATatgcagatcacgtgatacgcgttctcgtcaggtgatcggttggttattcttttcgccaGACGTTGATAGTTATATATTTCATAACGCTAGCATTCATCATAAATTTGGGTGAAAGAGAAGTTTCGCCTCGGACATGTAggatcatttggtccaatattgGCGTAACGCATAACTACGGAGGGGGGGGTGTGCCGTCCACAAGCCagcaattatctttttttctctctttttttaaaccaaaatactccccagaaaaaaaggaatcagggttaaagagaataaaaataatgatggaataaaaaataatttattttttcagcttTTACTGTTTTATTCGACttataatcaaatattaaatgggGCTTAGAACagcctttttaaaagtcaattaataaaaaatattcctccTCAGGATTCGAGctttcatcatcaatcattttcataactacgaaaatattttaaatgtccaaattttGTATTGGTATATAAAGCTTTAGCTCATGCGTTGCGCCCGTCTTATTTTAATGTTGAGATACAATTTTATGCTTctaatgaattcctaaaaacacTAAATTCTCAGATCCTTTTGCAATCAAATGATTCGATTAAGctaatgaatgattattatgtttcatgaattgaATAAAAGGTGTCTCTCTATCAGTTttgaatatttaataaaaatgcCAGCTCGTGCTTTTTGCTCGCAACATTTTGATTAGTAAGAAGTTCTTGTAAATGCGAGTTTGATCGATAAATAactagagagagggggggggtccCTCAGCTACTTGTCCTCGCTTattccaatttttttattatgctcGTATTGTGAGTGTTTCAAagtcttttcttatttttttttacccttttttattGTCTCGGAGCTTCCCTCTATTTCTTTTAACTATGATGTAGCCCTTTTTACTTGTTTAAATTCTTTTACGTTctcatttcattgaaaacataattattaaactgaCGTAGAAGactttattacaaaattttgatattgttttttcttgtttgtttggctttcttttttcttctcctcatccttctttttcttcttacttttttccatttccttattttctctattatttcaattcatgaGGCATCCGCCAACTTATATACAACATCAAACACATTTAGAGGCAGATATCCAGTGAGGGGGCGTGGTGGTGTGCCCCTCTAAAAAACGGAGGAaaatatgaagggaaaaaagaactggaaggggaaaaaataagaaaaaaagaaagacgatgatggcaatgattatgatgatgaaaatcatcttgaagatgatggtggtggtgatgagtggcggtgatgatgatgatggtggtagtggtgatgaagatgagaatgaagttggtgatgatgatgatgactagatgtaatttgtctttgaaacaagtggaatgcctctggccgtctcacctgcatcacgcgattcaatatagcagcagtgctgattttgaaaactactataactcgcacaagatgttcagtgatacttggttactcttatttccacgttttatgaactagaccaatacacttatagagatatgatggcaattcaacaaatacccccaacgtggccaaagttctttgaccttacatgacctttgaccttgatcatgtgacctgtaactcgcacaggatgttcagtgatacttgattactattatgtccaagtttcatgaatcagatccataaactttcaaagttatgatggtaattcaacagatacccccaattcggccaaagttcattgaccctaaatgacctttgaccttggtcatgtgatgtgaaactcatgcaggatgtttagtgatacttgattaaccttatgtataagtttcatgaactaggtccatatattttctaagttatgatgacatttcaaaaacttaaccttaggttaagattttgatgttgattcccccaacatggtctaagttcattgaccctaaatgacctttgaccttggtcatgtgacatgaaactcaggcaggatgttcagtaatacttgattaaccttatggccaagtttcatgaactaggtccatacactttctaagttatgctgtcatttcaaaaacttaacctcaggttaagatttggtgttgacgccgccgccgccgccgtcggaaaagcggcgcctatagtctcactctgctatgcaggtgagacaaaaattaagtAGTGCAAAGGTGAATTCATTTAAAGTTTATTAtggaaatagcagaaaaaaataatttgaaaaattggtatgtgttcgaggaaaatccatcccccacccaaaaaaaaaaattcaaggtgagattttaaaaaatattatttgtgacGGCGTAGGCCTATGCGAGCAGCTTTAGGATAtaattatggtaaaaaaaagtaaatgaaatgtcaagaaatacATGATAATGACTTTTATTGTACATTCAGTATTTCAATAGATAACTTCATACCCCTACTcgttccaaaaagaaaaaaagtgggtCATTACGGACCTttaaaaatgggaaattttggcattttatattacatagaaTATAGAGCAACTGTTTGTTTATGGCGTCACAAATCAAGCATTTGAAATTCTATTAactccaatttaaaaaaaaaaataacaccttcaccgatattttgaaattatttttcttattatcgcaatatttttatcaaggtgaaattcccctttaatttacAAAACAGTATCAGCATGATCAGTGTGAAGCGGTAAAGCATTCACCTGATAAGTATAGACCTATCTATAATTCATGCGGCACGCAGCGCGTGCGGCAATGTTTAATAACATATTGCTGTGAATAGAATgaatgtcattaaaaacataatctcACAGATCAAATAATGCCAGCTCGACGCTCGAGctgaaaaaatgtattttgtgccCTGATAATTtttaaccctaacctaacccaatttctaagtattttttcatcataaacgGGATAACTATAgacaattgattgaaaactttATATTCTTTTGCGGAAATGAATATGAAGGACAACTTTTCAGAACACAGCCCGGAACACAGTTTTGGAGCGTTAGAGTGCGATTTATACGGATTTATACCTACAACCGCTAAATCCTCATGAAGCAGTTGGAACATTTAGTCCTGATTCAATCAGCTTAATAATTTTTGCAACAGGCGCCAGTCCAACAAACAGACAAACATTTGCCCAAACGGACAACATCTTAACCTCTGCTCATTTCTTTTTGCACGGGCACATAAAATCTCGACCTACCCATCACTTTTCTCACTATTTTCtcctcccttttattttccattaatttaTCTTTCGTTCACTTTATTTCTgtcctcttttcccttctatttttttcttgtctcaTTGCTTTTCC carries:
- the LOC129266513 gene encoding calcyclin-binding protein-like, with the protein product MASELELDCQELERLSTLTTRDSVRTLLSKQIQALREPVEASKLPDGQDHKEADPVGAGTEEVGQGQQGAVSNDDKPVASSTGMTASDIPKPSESQKVLVSKLPSKTITSYGWDQSPKFVKVYVTLNGVQSLAKDDITVIYTSSSMSLRVKKSDCIHQLVVNSLLHQIIPDKSHHKVKTDNLVILLKKRDEKNWAYLTETEKKAKQKGKPTPPKTDTSDPSAGIVDLMKQMYDDGDDDMKRTIAQAWTQAREKKDTMELP